A region from the Candidatus Thermoplasmatota archaeon genome encodes:
- a CDS encoding anaerobic ribonucleoside-triphosphate reductase activating protein: MRIGGFQKTSLLDYPDLISAIIWTVGCNFRCPFCYNRDLVFGETGLYSEGEIFSFLEKRKGLLEGLVITGGEPLLQNDIVMFAEKVKKLGYLIKIDTNGFYPEKLKELIDKKLVDYVAMDVKAPKDKYNQLAGVKTDVSKIEKSIGIIKTDAPDYEFRTTFVPELLKKEDIVEIAKWLDGAKRFYLQQFKNNPPLVSSKLDNVTSYPKEYLTETLETIKPFFKDCCIRGV; the protein is encoded by the coding sequence ATGAGAATAGGTGGTTTTCAAAAAACATCATTGTTGGACTACCCGGATTTAATTAGTGCTATTATTTGGACCGTTGGATGCAATTTTCGTTGTCCTTTCTGCTATAACAGAGACCTCGTGTTTGGAGAGACAGGGTTATATTCTGAGGGAGAAATATTTTCTTTTCTTGAAAAAAGAAAGGGTTTGCTTGAGGGTCTTGTTATAACTGGTGGTGAACCGCTGTTGCAGAATGACATCGTGATGTTTGCGGAGAAAGTCAAAAAACTAGGTTATTTAATAAAAATTGATACAAACGGTTTTTATCCTGAGAAACTAAAAGAGCTAATTGACAAAAAACTGGTTGATTATGTAGCAATGGATGTAAAGGCGCCGAAGGATAAATATAATCAGCTTGCTGGTGTGAAAACAGATGTTTCTAAAATTGAAAAATCCATCGGGATTATAAAAACTGATGCACCTGATTATGAGTTTAGAACAACCTTTGTTCCAGAGCTTCTTAAAAAGGAGGATATAGTCGAGATAGCAAAATGGCTGGATGGTGCTAAAAGGTTTTATCTTCAGCAGTTCAAGAATAACCCGCCTTTGGTATCTTCTAAACTAGATAATGTTACTTCTTATCCAAAAGAATATTTAACTGAAACTTTAGAGACAATAAAACCATTTTTCAAAGACTGCTGTATTCGAGGGGTCTAA
- a CDS encoding DUF1893 domain-containing protein, which translates to MELTRELLLGSDYYFVVVKNGILLTGKQGGGIKPIIEAIDDLGENIQGSTVGCRILGKASALLCAYAKVAGVYTPQATKKAIAVLIRANIPGRADQIIPHVKDRGNTDVTDVSRFENMVINIDSPEEAYNILKNTYKNIIKR; encoded by the coding sequence ATTGAGTTAACTAGAGAATTACTTTTAGGGTCTGACTATTATTTCGTAGTTGTAAAAAATGGCATTCTGTTAACTGGGAAACAAGGAGGAGGAATCAAACCTATTATAGAAGCAATAGATGATTTAGGCGAAAATATACAAGGTTCTACAGTTGGTTGTAGAATTCTTGGTAAAGCATCTGCTCTTCTCTGTGCATATGCGAAGGTAGCTGGTGTATATACGCCGCAGGCAACAAAGAAAGCTATCGCAGTTTTGATAAGAGCGAATATTCCAGGGCGAGCAGATCAGATAATACCTCATGTGAAGGATAGAGGAAATACTGATGTTACTGATGTTTCTCGGTTTGAAAATATGGTGATAAACATTGATTCACCTGAGGAGGCATATAATATTTTGAAAAAC